The genomic region GTAGTGACCTAAGTCTAAGTCAGTCTCAGCACCATCTTCAGTAACAAAAACCTCTCCATGCTGAAAAGGACTCATGGTTCCAGGATCGACATTGATGTAAGGATCGAGCTTTAGAATCGATACTGAATAATCGCGTGACTTCAGCAACCGTCCCAAACTGGCTGCAACAATGCCTTTGCCAATGCTGGAGACGACACCGCCAGTGACAAAAACAAATTTAGTCATAAAAATTTAATGAGGAACTTGTGCAGATATACCCCGTCAATTGTGCCACAGTATTGAGGGAGTAGGAGCGAGGAGCGAGGGGCGAGTGGCTAAATGCTATTCTAATTGTAATGTGATCGGATTAAGTTTATTAATTTCTGTCATGGCATCTGCGCCAGCTTGGGCAAATCAGCCAATGACTGTTGTTTATCCACCTAAGGAGCATCAAACGACATCAGAGCGCATTTTTTTGATTGGAACAGCACCACCAGATGCAGAAGTAACAGTCAATGGTAAAGCGATCGCCCGCAGTCGAGCCGGACATTTTGCTCCTAGTTTTCCTTTACAAGTGGGTGATAACGTTTTCACGCTGCGCTACCAAAATCAGCAAGTTCAAGTTAAAGTGACGCGACAATCCACAACACCAGAACCTCCAGTCGGATTAGCGTTTGCTCAAGATTCCTTGACTCCAGTAGTAGATGTAGCAAGATTGCCAGGAGAATTAGTTTGTTTTAGTGCAATTGCTCCCCCTAATGCCACAGTATCAGTCAACCTCGCCAATCAAAAAGTTCCCTTACTCCCACAATCTCAGAATATTCAGCTACCGCTAAACTCCGCTGCATTAACGCAACAAAATCAGCCTACTGAAGCTATTACTGGTCAATATCAAGGCTGTACCACACTACCAGCAAGTTTTGCTTCTCTAATTTACGGCAATAATATCAACACTGGTATGGTGACTGGCTCTAACTCAATTCAGCCTCAGTTTCAGCTAACTGTTAATGGTAAAACAACAACACAACCAAGTCCTGGTAAAATCTCAGTTTTGTCTCCTGCACACTTAGAAGTAGCCGAAGTTACTGCGGATGCAGGTGTGGCGCGAACAGGTCCTGGTACAGATTATTCTCGCTTAACACCACTACCCAAAGGAACCCGCGCTAGCATTACTGCCAAAGAAGGCGAATGGTTACGTCTCGATTACGGTGGTTGGATTAACAGTCAAGAAACCAGGATTGTTGCTGGTGCAGTTCCACCGCGATCGCTGATTCGTAGTGTCAGCGCCCGTCAAGTTGCTGGTGCAACTGAAATTGTGTTTCCTTTGCAAGTACCAGTACCAGTCAGCGTACAGCAAAGCGATCGCACATTAACTCTGAATCTCCACAATACCACCGCCCAAACTGACGTCATTCGTCTGGATGATAGCCTGTTAATTTCACGTTTAGATTGGCAACAAATCGCGCCAGAACAGTTGCAATACACCTTCAACCTCAAAACTGCCCAACAGTGGGGTTATAAGCTGAGATACGACGGTACGAGCTTAGTCTTAACTTTACGTCATGCACCTGTAAGAGGACAAGGGGAATTAACTGGAATCAAGATTCTTCTCGATCCTGGACATGGTGGGGCAGAATTAGGTGCAAGAGGACCGAATGGATATCCTGAAAAAGAAATTAATTTAGTCATATCAAAATTGGTGCGCGATCAACTGGTAGCACGAGGTGCGACAGTGTATATGAC from Gloeocapsopsis sp. IPPAS B-1203 harbors:
- a CDS encoding N-acetylmuramoyl-L-alanine amidase, which produces MASAPAWANQPMTVVYPPKEHQTTSERIFLIGTAPPDAEVTVNGKAIARSRAGHFAPSFPLQVGDNVFTLRYQNQQVQVKVTRQSTTPEPPVGLAFAQDSLTPVVDVARLPGELVCFSAIAPPNATVSVNLANQKVPLLPQSQNIQLPLNSAALTQQNQPTEAITGQYQGCTTLPASFASLIYGNNINTGMVTGSNSIQPQFQLTVNGKTTTQPSPGKISVLSPAHLEVAEVTADAGVARTGPGTDYSRLTPLPKGTRASITAKEGEWLRLDYGGWINSQETRIVAGAVPPRSLIRSVSARQVAGATEIVFPLQVPVPVSVQQSDRTLTLNLHNTTAQTDVIRLDDSLLISRLDWQQIAPEQLQYTFNLKTAQQWGYKLRYDGTSLVLTLRHAPVRGQGELTGIKILLDPGHGGAELGARGPNGYPEKEINLVISKLVRDQLVARGATVYMTREEDTELSLGDRVAMIDKLEPAIALSLHYNALPDSGDAMNTKGFGAFWYHPQAHNLAVFLHNYVVNKLQRPSYGVYWNNLALTRPASAPSVLLELGFMINPTEFEWIVDPQAQQRLAEAIAQGITEWFSRVQR